The Oceanispirochaeta sp. M1 genomic sequence CCAAGATCATAGAACAGTGTCATCAGAGAAATCCCTTTCATCGGATTTCCATTATCTGAATGGACAAAAACATCGGGATAACCATTCTCCTCAAAAGCGGATTGAAATAATTCCTGGGCAAGAACATCATCTTCTCTGTCATGAATGGCCCATTTGACAATACTTCTGTCCCAGATATCGATAATGGTATATGCGTAATAGAAGATCCCTCTGATATATGAATGTAACCAGGTAATATCCCAGGTCCAAACCTGATTCGGGCCAGTAGCAATGAGCTCAGGTGGTTTATTATGGCTTGTTCCCGGACGTGTATTTCCACGGTGATGATTGAGTTTCTCTTCCTTTAAAACCCGATAAAATGAGCTTATGCTGGCTATGTAAATACTGTTATTCAAT encodes the following:
- a CDS encoding DDE-type integrase/transposase/recombinase produces the protein MGGRRGRLIPEEMRKVAVVLILEANKDGARIWKACEALEISVSTFERWRNGYYSDNRKGANKTVARKLTKEEKLKIIDISCSVKYKDDNPYKIHASLLNNSIYIASISSFYRVLKEEKLNHHRGNTRPGTSHNKPPELIATGPNQVWTWDITWLHSYIRGIFYYAYTIIDIWDRSIVKWAIHDREDDVLAQELFQSAFEENGYPDVFVHSDNGNPMKGISLMTLFYDLG